In Aspergillus flavus chromosome 3, complete sequence, one genomic interval encodes:
- a CDS encoding RING finger protein: protein MGDHSDKHSPAAPLGYLAPVCAGLLVISVWLVIALRYRHFRRDRRNAGFLDLESVPFRRGSTVISSGEVDKQFPLMKYSDWWAGRSRKESIAKETIGSLSSASEDPKNGLEDKEIAITVPEGHVQKTNSAENAPDTQIDKAQERVRGSGNACEHDTDDAASETGCLCAICMDSFEGETYIRPLTCGHIFHSSCVDPWLTKRRASCPLCNKSFGDHEASNREETVAHIFPVLAVPRAAMLRSDVFPRTI from the exons ATGGGAGATCATTCTGACAAGCACTCTCCCGCAGCTCCCCTCGGTTACCTCGCACCTGTCTGCGCCGGTCTTCTCGTGATCAGTGTTTG GCTAGTTATTGCTCTCAGGTATCGCCATTTTCGTCGTGACCGACGGAATGCTGGTTTCTTGGATCTTGAAAGTGTTCCCTTTCGACGCGGATCTACGGTTATCTCAAGCGGCGAGGTCGACAAGCAATTCCCGTTGATGAAGTACAGCGACTGGTGGGCAGGTCGAAGTAGAAAGGAGAGTATAGCGAAAGAGACTATTGGATCGCTTAGTTCGGCGTCAGAAGACCCCAAAAATGGTCTGGAAGACAAGGAGATAGCAATTACCGTCCCTGAAGGCCATGTCCAAAAGACAAACTCTGCTGAGAATGCTCCAGACACTCAAATAGACAAGGCACAGGAACGTGTTCGCGGCTCAGGGAATGCTTGTGAGCACGACACTGATGATGCAGCCAGCGAGACGGGATGCCTATGTGCGATTTGCATGGATTCTTTTGAAGGTGAAACATATATTCGGCCTCTGACATGCGGCCACATTTTCCACTCTTCTTGCGTGGATCCCTGGCTCACAAAGCGACGTGCAAGCTGTCCTTTGTGCAATAAGAGCTTCGGTGATCATGAAGCAAGTAATAGGGAGGAAACGGTTGCACATATATTCCCCGTTCTTGCCGTGCCAAGGGCAGCAATGCTTAGAAGTGACGTTTTCCCCAGGACAATCTGA
- a CDS encoding putative FAD-dependent oxygenase (hypothetical protein Ao3042_09203) gives MYLLKMEAFTAVAVWAMTSACRSVARDWANGLCPRDDADLQELGAKLSSTAKVYFPGSSEFEDASARWSTLAEPNVTVVVVPGTESDVVETVKFANKKDLPFLAYNGAHGALTTLGQMTHGIEISLSQLSSVEVADDGKTAKFGGGTISKTVTDELWKVDKQAVTGTCECVSLLGPALGGGHGWLQGHHGLASDQFISMNVVLANGTLITVDEKSDLWWAMKGAGHNFGIVTSLTTKIFDIEHRDWAIETITFSGDKVEAVYQAANDYLLKNGTQPEGVINWSYWMNDATADPNNPVIVFYIIQEGVTTVDSKYTKPFHDIGPLSVVPDSGTYKDLATWTGIANSSIPCQKAGYSNPRFPIYLESYNPQAQKKIWDIFAPAIRGNSVFNNSMFQFEGYSTQGVYNTDSRSSAFAFRGEHLLVAPLINYLPGGADRDSQARALGTQLRDILHEASGRKDMRAYVNYAYGDETPEQLYGSEQWRQNRLRSLKQKYDPEGKFSFYAPIP, from the exons ATGTACTTACTCAAGATGGAGGCCTTCACGGCCGTCGCCGTGTGGGCAATGACATCGGCCTGCCGCAGTGTTGCCCGCGATTGGGCAAATGGCCTGTGCCCGCGGGACGACGCCGATCTTCAGGAACTAGGAGCCAAGCTTTCCAGCACGGCTAAGGTGTACTTCCCTGGCTCATCTGAGTTTGAGGATGCATCTGCACGGTGGTCTACACTGGCCGAACCCAATGTAACCGTCGTGGTGGTTCCCGGCACCGAGAGCGATGTCGTGGAGACG GTGAAATTCGCCAACAAGAAAGACCTACCCTTCCTCGCATACAATGGCGCCCATGGAGCCCTTACCACCCTGGGCCAAATGACTCACGGCATTGAGATCTCCCTGAGTCAACTGAGTAGCGTGGAAGTCGCCGATGATGGCAAGACGGCTAAATTCGGTGGCGGAACCATCTCCAAGACTGTTACCGATGAGCTGTGGAAAGTTGACAAGCAGGCAG TGACTGGAACCTGTGAGTGCGTCAGTCTTCTCGGACCGGCGCTCGGCGGCGGACACGGCTGGCTTCAAGGACACCACGGCCTTGCTTCAGACCAGTTCATCTCCATGAATGTTGTTCTTGCCAACGGAACCTTGATAACCGTTGACGAGAAGTCAGATCTCTGGTGGGCGATGAAGGGAGCAGGTCATAACTTTGGCATTGTCACCTCTCTTACTACTAAGATCTTTGACATTGAGCATCGCGATTGGGCTATCGAGACAATTACCTTCAGCGGTGATAAAGTCGAGGCTGTTTACCAGGCCGCCAATGACTATCTCTTGAAGAACGGCACACAGCCCGAGGGTGTCATCAACTGGTCCTACTGGATGAACGACGCGACTGCAGACCCTAACAAC CCTGTCATCGTCTTCTACATTATCCAGGAAGGAGTAACGACCGTGGACTCCAAGTACACCAAGCCCTTCCATGACATTGGCCCGCTATCCGTGGTGCCCGACAGCGGTACCTACAAGGACCTCGCTACCTGGACTGGCATTGccaactcctccatcccaTGCCAGAAAGCCGGCTACTCCAACCCCCGTTTCCCCATCTATCTCGAATCGTATAACCCCCAGGCTCAaaagaagatctgggatATCTTCGCCCCGGCCATCCGCGGCAACTCGGTCTTCAACAATTCAATGTTCCAGTTCGAGGGCTACTCTACCCAGGGCGTTTACAACACTGACAGCCGCTCGAGTGCATTTGCCTTCCGCGGCGAGCACCTCCTTGTCGCCCCGCTCATCAACTACCTGCCCGGCGGCGCAGACCGTGACAGTCAGGCGCGTGCCTTGGGCACCCAACTTCGCGACATTCTCCACGAAGCGAGTGGTCGCAAGGACATGCGGGCGTACGTCAACTACGCCTACGGAGACGAGACACCAGAGCAGTTGTACGGCAGCGAGCAGTGGCGTCAGAACCGCTTGCGATCGTTGAAGCAGAAGTATGACCCGGAAGGCAAATTCAGCTTCTACGCTCCCATTCCTTGA
- a CDS encoding putative MFS multidrug transporter → MGPSRLRVIPPRPIDDVDTGITTEDTDAQHSQHRKTRSPPEGDNHSASAHSYHSTLDEYDDTESVDTVIHDGDSTHDRSLTGASISRRRRGVSDDSEDEDDSDDDPAESSSEKPVTWRSLPKKGQLAILTFARLSEPLAQTSLQAYLFYQLRSFDPSLPDSTISAQAGILQGSFTAAQFVTAIWWGRLADTEWMGRKKVLIIGLLGTCISSLGFGFSRTFASAVAFRTLGGFLNSNVGVMRTMIAEIIHEKKFQSRAFLLLPMCFNIGVIIGPILGGILADPVKNFPQLFGPGSLLGGKDGVGWMLHWPYALPNLLSAVFIFISLLAVILGLEETHEVTRHRSDWGRKLGKRLANTFSRRRVPQYYRRLISHEDDESLYIDGSVASRSAPPSPARSRVRPRGDRPSFRQIWTPNVLLTLLVHFLLAFHTSACNSMAFVFLPAPRAPKGSRDGFFHFGGGLGLPSSRVGLATAIIGLIGLPLQIFIYPRVQARLGTLTSFRTFLPFSPLAYALMPFIVLIPRYPWLVWPAFTVVVGLQVVSRTFAQPAAIILVNNSVTDPRVLGTVHGVAQSIASGARTLGPMIGGWGLGLGLKYNMVGGIWWALAVEAIVGWFLLWSIYEDKGIEQRKDQTEEEDT, encoded by the exons atgGGACCCAGCCGACTGCGCGTAATTCCACCTCGCCCTATCGACGATGTAGATACCGGTATTACTACCGAAGATACCGACGCCCAACACTCCCAGCACCGCAAAACTCGGTCACCGCCAGAAGGTGATAATCATTCGGCTTCCGCACATTCTTACCACAGCACCCTCGACGAGTATGATGACACTGAAAGCGTAGATACCGTTATTCACGATGGTGATTCTACTCATGATCGCTCACTTACCGGCGCCTCAATAAGTCGTCGGCGTCGGGGTGTTTCCGACGAtagcgaagatgaagatgacagcgACGATGATCCGGCGGAATCTTCTAGTGAGAAACCAGTAACATGGCGCTCATTACCTAAAAAGGGCCAACTTGCCATCCTGACCTTTGCACGTCTATCCGAGCCGTTGGCCCAGACGTCTTTGCAAGCATATCTGTTCTACCAGCTTCGGTCTTTTGATCCCTCCCTTCCCGACTCTACTATCTCGGCGCAAGCAGGCATCTTGCAGGGTAGTTTTACTGCTGCGCAGTTTGTGACAGCTATTTGGTGGGGTCGATTGGCGGATACTGAGTGGATGGGTAGGAAAAAGGTTCTCATAATTGGCCTGTTGGGAACATGTATCTCGTCCCTCGGGTTCGGCTTTTCAAGAACTTTTGCTTCCGCAGTGGCGTTCCGAACCCTAGGTGGTTTTCTGAATAGCAATGTCGGAGTGATGAGGACTATGATTGCCGAGATCATTCATGAGAAGAA ATTTCAGTCTCGGGCGTTTCTTCTGCTGCCGATGTGTTTCAATATCGGGGTTATCATTGGGCCTATATTAGGAGGCATACTGGCTGATCCTGTGAAAAACTTTCCGCAGCTGTTTGGACCTGGGTCGTTGTTAGGGGGCAAAGATGGTGTAGGGTGGATGTTGCATTGGCCCTATGCACTGCCAAATCTTCTCAGTGCCGtattcatcttcatctctttGTTGGCCGTAATCCTTGGGTTAGAGGAG ACCCATGAGGTTACTCGGCACAGAAGCGATTGGGGCCGGAAGTTAGGCAAAAGACTTGCCAATACTTTCTCCCGACGTCGGGTCCCGCAGTATTACCGTCGCCTTATCAGCCATGAGGACGATGAATCTCTATACATTGATGGGAGTGTAGCCAGCAGATCAGCACCCCCAAGTCCAGCTCGCTCACGCGTTCGACCTCGTGGTGATCGTCCCAGCTTTCGTCAGATCTGGACGCCCAATGTGTTGCTTACCTTGCTGGTGCATTTCTTATTAGCATTCCACACCAGCGCCTGTAATTCTATGGCTTTCGTGTTCTTGCCTGCCCCGCGGGCCCCGAAAGGTAGCCGAGATGGTTTCTTCCATTTCGGTGGTGGTCTGGGATTGCCATCCTCTCGAGTCGGTCTTGCCACTGCTATTATCGGGCTCATCGGCCTTCCGCTGCAGATCTTCATCTATCCTCGAGTCCAAGCTCGTCTGGGGACCTTAACTTCTTTCCGCACGTTTCTGCCATTCTCACCTTTAGCCTACGCGCTCATGCCGTTTATTGTCCTGATACCGCGATACCCGTGGCTGGTTTGGCCTGCATTTACTGTTGTTGTAGGGTTGCAGGTGGTCTCACGAACGTTTGCGCAGCCGGCGGCGATCATCCTTGTGAATAACAGCGTCACGGACCCTCGCGTTCTGGGAACCGTTCATGGCGTGGCGCAGAGCATCGCGAGCGGCGCGCGTACTCTTGGCCCTATGATCGGGGGATGGGGCTTAGGACTGGGACTCAAGTACAACATGGTGGGCGGCATATGGTGGGCCCTGGCGGTGGAGGCCATAGTAGGCTGGTTCTTACTTTGGTCGATCTATGAGGATAAAGGGATTGAACAGAGGAAGGATCAaaccgaagaagaggacacCTAA